The following are encoded together in the Asticcacaulis sp. genome:
- a CDS encoding ROK family protein, translating into MLHIGVDFGGTKIEAAALSPSGEFLARHREPNPGNYDAALTLVRDLIARVDSEARAKQPGLGAKTIGIGSPGSASPRHGLMRNSNSTYLNGRPFKTDLEAVLGQPIRLANDANCLALSEAKDGAGAGEANVFAVIIGTGCGGGVVVNGHLVEGANGLAGEWGHIPLPWPLPEENPGPKCWCGLHGCLETWISGSGFARDFHAVTGRSLKGEEIIAAMRAGDAEADACFDRWVRRLAQALAVVVNILDPDVFVFGGGMSNVPEMYDRLASRIEPLVFTDRWEARFVPARWGDSSGVRGAAYLWAQGH; encoded by the coding sequence ATGTTGCATATCGGCGTTGATTTCGGCGGAACGAAGATCGAGGCGGCCGCGCTGTCGCCCTCCGGTGAGTTCCTGGCCCGCCACCGGGAGCCGAACCCCGGTAATTATGACGCCGCCCTGACCCTGGTGCGTGATCTGATCGCCCGCGTCGACTCCGAAGCCCGCGCCAAACAGCCCGGCCTCGGGGCCAAGACCATCGGCATCGGTTCGCCGGGTTCGGCTTCGCCGCGTCACGGCCTGATGCGCAATTCCAATTCCACCTATCTCAATGGCCGGCCTTTTAAGACCGATCTCGAAGCCGTATTGGGCCAGCCGATCCGCCTGGCCAATGACGCCAACTGCCTGGCCCTCAGTGAGGCCAAGGATGGCGCCGGCGCCGGCGAGGCAAATGTCTTCGCCGTCATCATCGGCACCGGCTGCGGCGGCGGCGTGGTGGTCAATGGCCATCTGGTCGAAGGCGCCAATGGCCTGGCCGGCGAATGGGGCCATATTCCGCTGCCCTGGCCATTGCCGGAAGAAAATCCCGGCCCGAAATGCTGGTGCGGCCTGCATGGCTGCCTGGAAACCTGGATTTCCGGCTCCGGCTTTGCCCGCGATTTCCATGCCGTAACGGGCCGCTCGCTAAAGGGCGAGGAGATTATCGCCGCCATGCGTGCCGGTGATGCCGAGGCCGACGCCTGTTTCGACCGCTGGGTGCGCCGCCTGGCACAGGCCCTGGCCGTTGTCGTCAATATTCTCGACCCGGACGTGTTTGTCTTTGGCGGCGGCATGTCGAATGTGCCGGAAATGTATGACCGCCTGGCATCGCGCATAGAACCGCTGGTTTTCACCGATCGCTGGGAAGCCCGCTTTGTGCCAGCGCGCTGGGGCGATTCGTCGGGCGTGCGCGGCGCGGCCTATCTCTGGGCACAGGGCCACTAG
- a CDS encoding biopolymer transporter ExbD → MAMGGSGHGGGSRRGRRTRRRAALSEINVTPMVDVMLVLLIIFMISAPLLNSGIKINLPKTEAAALKDEGEPVTVSIDKTGQLYVNDDPASYDQVAPRLLAITRGDTETQIYVRGAGEATRESVARVMGKLSSSGFSKISLVTDTMGKPASTTAVEPESVTP, encoded by the coding sequence ATGGCAATGGGAGGTTCAGGCCACGGAGGGGGCAGCCGCCGCGGACGCCGCACGCGCCGCCGCGCCGCCCTGTCGGAAATCAACGTCACGCCGATGGTCGACGTCATGCTGGTGCTGCTGATCATCTTCATGATCTCGGCACCGCTGCTCAATTCGGGCATCAAGATCAACCTGCCAAAGACTGAGGCCGCTGCGTTAAAGGACGAGGGCGAGCCCGTCACCGTGTCGATCGACAAGACCGGCCAGCTTTACGTCAATGACGATCCGGCCAGCTATGACCAGGTGGCGCCGCGCCTTCTGGCCATCACCCGCGGCGATACCGAAACTCAGATCTATGTCCGCGGGGCGGGCGAGGCGACACGGGAGTCCGTCGCCCGCGTCATGGGCAAGCTGTCCTCGTCCGGCTTCAGCAAGATCAGCCTGGTCACCGATACCATGGGCAAGCCTGCCTCTACGACCGCTGTTGAGCCCGAAAGCGTGACCCCATAG
- the ybgC gene encoding tol-pal system-associated acyl-CoA thioesterase, giving the protein MPVRIYYEDTDFSGVVYHANYLKYFERGRSEYMRLIGVHHHQLAALDEPLAFAVSAINIRYLTPARIDDLVLVKSRLSAARGASFTLDQWVERDGQRLAEAQVQVVCIDLKGRPKRLPKDLQTAIKARVAAENTL; this is encoded by the coding sequence CTGCCGGTGCGTATCTATTACGAGGACACCGACTTTTCCGGCGTCGTCTATCACGCCAACTATCTCAAATATTTCGAGCGCGGCCGCTCCGAATATATGCGCCTGATCGGGGTGCATCACCATCAGCTCGCCGCGCTCGATGAGCCGCTGGCCTTCGCCGTCAGTGCGATCAATATCCGTTACCTGACCCCGGCGCGGATCGATGATCTGGTGCTGGTCAAAAGCCGCCTGAGCGCGGCGCGCGGCGCCAGCTTCACCCTCGATCAATGGGTCGAACGCGACGGTCAAAGGCTCGCCGAAGCCCAGGTCCAGGTCGTCTGCATCGACCTGAAAGGCCGGCCGAAACGGCTGCCGAAAGACCTGCAAACCGCCATCAAGGCGCGTGTCGCTGCGGAAAACACGCTGTAA
- the tolQ gene encoding protein TolQ: MSASSAASSATDSLPGALNFLQLFLHADIVVQVIMVGLALSSLWSWAIIIQKTGALNRVNKEADGFEGALNSGRALDDIAATLGTQPREPFQKLLVAVTAAWKDYKGKTMSAVQGDLLVSQVDREMNHIIANEADTIEDGLSILAVIATASPFVGLFGTVWGIMNAFSAIASQGDTNLTTVAPAISEALFATAMGLFAAIPAYIAFNLFNSKVARFTSRMEGFADELMVSLTRRLGDKLGG, from the coding sequence ATGAGCGCCAGTTCCGCCGCCAGCTCAGCTACCGACAGCCTTCCCGGCGCCCTGAATTTCCTTCAGCTTTTCCTGCACGCCGATATCGTGGTCCAGGTGATCATGGTGGGCCTGGCCCTGTCGTCGCTGTGGTCGTGGGCCATCATCATCCAGAAGACCGGTGCGCTTAACCGCGTCAACAAGGAGGCCGACGGCTTCGAGGGCGCGCTCAATTCCGGCCGCGCGCTCGATGATATTGCCGCCACGCTCGGCACTCAGCCGAGAGAACCGTTCCAGAAGCTGCTGGTCGCCGTCACTGCCGCCTGGAAGGACTACAAGGGCAAGACCATGAGCGCCGTTCAGGGCGATCTGTTGGTCTCCCAGGTCGACCGCGAAATGAACCATATCATCGCCAATGAAGCCGACACCATCGAAGACGGCCTGAGCATCCTGGCGGTCATCGCCACGGCCTCGCCGTTTGTGGGGCTGTTCGGCACGGTCTGGGGCATCATGAATGCCTTCTCGGCCATTGCCAGTCAGGGCGATACCAACCTGACCACCGTGGCTCCGGCCATTTCCGAAGCCCTGTTCGCCACGGCCATGGGGCTTTTCGCCGCCATCCCGGCCTATATCGCCTTCAACCTGTTCAATTCCAAGGTCGCGCGCTTCACCTCGCGCATGGAAGGCTTCGCCGATGAACTGATGGTGTCCCTGACCCGCCGTCTCGGCGACAAACTGGGGGGCTGA
- a CDS encoding DUF2029 domain-containing protein: MASRFLTFFRDACWLDRKRIRAYTLILFAAQVIGFAVWVGLARSGLDPTGKPLGTDFMSFYAASKLVLAGHAAQVWNPYAHQAVQDAIFGRQLGFWAFFYPPAYLLVCAPLALLPYGASLSLWLAGTTAATVALARHWLRQQTPLVIGLIPLLAFPALWINIGNGQNAALTTALFLGGCLWLDRRPFVAGLILGLLVIKPQLGLALPFVLAASGRWKTFAGAAVGAAGLSLGAWGLVGTDGYVNFLHNSELARRTLETGLVSPGRMQSLFAALRLWNLPLWLAYGAQIVLALGVIASACLIIRRYRPDCFGLSALMVSATLLMSPFMLDYDLLLSAIPLGWLVMSGLKDGFRSWEKVMALVVFVLPLFARSLALNLHLPLAPLVLLVFYVLVARRIVSAPV; this comes from the coding sequence ATGGCCAGCCGCTTTCTCACCTTTTTCAGGGATGCCTGCTGGCTGGACCGGAAACGGATCCGGGCCTACACCCTGATCCTGTTCGCGGCGCAGGTCATTGGCTTCGCCGTCTGGGTCGGCTTGGCACGCAGCGGTCTCGATCCCACTGGCAAGCCGCTGGGCACCGACTTCATGAGTTTCTACGCCGCCTCGAAGCTGGTGCTTGCCGGCCATGCGGCGCAGGTGTGGAACCCGTATGCTCACCAGGCGGTGCAGGATGCGATCTTCGGGCGGCAACTGGGTTTCTGGGCCTTTTTCTATCCACCAGCCTATCTGCTGGTCTGCGCACCGCTGGCGCTGCTGCCTTATGGTGCGTCGCTATCCCTCTGGCTGGCGGGCACAACGGCTGCGACCGTGGCCCTGGCCCGGCACTGGCTGCGGCAACAGACGCCGCTGGTCATCGGCCTCATCCCGCTGCTGGCTTTCCCGGCCTTGTGGATCAATATCGGCAACGGCCAGAACGCCGCCCTGACCACGGCGCTGTTTCTCGGCGGCTGCCTGTGGCTCGATCGCCGGCCATTCGTCGCCGGGCTGATCCTCGGCCTGCTGGTCATCAAGCCGCAACTGGGCCTGGCCCTGCCGTTCGTTCTGGCGGCGTCCGGGCGGTGGAAGACCTTCGCCGGTGCGGCTGTGGGCGCGGCGGGCTTAAGCCTGGGTGCCTGGGGTTTGGTGGGTACGGATGGGTATGTGAACTTTCTGCACAACAGCGAACTGGCGCGTCGGACTCTGGAAACCGGGCTGGTGTCGCCCGGCCGGATGCAAAGCCTGTTTGCCGCCCTGAGACTGTGGAACCTGCCGCTGTGGCTGGCCTATGGCGCGCAGATTGTGCTGGCGCTGGGCGTGATCGCGTCGGCTTGCCTGATCATCCGACGCTACCGGCCAGACTGCTTCGGCCTGAGCGCGCTGATGGTTTCCGCCACCCTGCTGATGTCACCCTTCATGCTCGATTACGATCTGCTGCTGAGCGCCATTCCGCTCGGCTGGCTGGTCATGAGCGGTCTGAAAGACGGCTTCCGGTCCTGGGAAAAGGTCATGGCCCTGGTGGTCTTCGTGCTGCCGCTCTTCGCGCGCTCACTGGCACTGAACCTGCATCTACCGCTGGCGCCTCTGGTTCTGCTGGTGTTTTACGTGTTGGTTGCGCGCCGGATTGTCAGCGCGCCCGTTTAA
- a CDS encoding sugar MFS transporter yields the protein MSESSTAPKSGGGGLLLAVIYVTCLFFIWAFVTNLIDPLVKSMKVIYTLTDFETQLNQFAFFIAYGIMSIPSAAYLAKNGYAKSIVLGLVGIVAGCLIAWSTAYSHNFITVLLGLFVAASGITLLQVAANPLIASMGDPKGSHFRLNLSQAFNSMGAYLGGIFGASFLLKGDLFVQNATITQAMKDTGLSFVTNVYLLLAVVFAVFTLAVFLVRNTITHHAPKMAEHAESPFSALKSKWANLGSLGIFLYVGAEVCVISGMIFFLEQAQILNVPSQVAGYVGPIFMLFAMFGRFGGSVLLRYFKATTMLAFVATCASILCLIVIATYSMPATPLGGSVTLPGDFIAPLTMGFIPGCAAILIGLFNSIMFPTIFTITLERSTAPASATSGLMCMAICGGGFISILYGFTVDQLVAHFPIGARSLAFGVPLICYLYVLWFSQAAKKAHVHVIEEGVSVGH from the coding sequence ATGTCCGAATCCTCAACAGCGCCAAAATCAGGAGGCGGTGGCCTCTTACTGGCGGTTATCTACGTCACGTGTCTCTTCTTTATCTGGGCCTTCGTGACCAACCTGATCGACCCGCTCGTCAAGAGCATGAAGGTCATCTATACGCTCACCGATTTTGAAACCCAGCTCAACCAGTTCGCCTTCTTCATCGCCTATGGCATCATGTCGATTCCGTCGGCGGCCTATCTGGCGAAGAACGGCTACGCCAAGTCGATCGTGCTCGGCCTTGTCGGCATCGTCGCCGGCTGCCTGATCGCCTGGTCGACGGCCTATTCGCACAACTTCATCACCGTCCTGCTCGGCCTGTTCGTCGCCGCTTCGGGCATCACCCTGCTCCAGGTCGCGGCCAACCCACTGATCGCCTCGATGGGCGATCCGAAGGGCTCGCACTTCCGCCTCAACCTGTCGCAGGCTTTTAACTCGATGGGGGCTTATCTCGGTGGTATCTTCGGCGCCAGTTTCCTGCTCAAGGGTGACCTGTTCGTTCAGAACGCCACAATCACCCAGGCGATGAAGGACACTGGGCTCAGCTTCGTGACCAATGTCTACCTGTTGCTGGCCGTCGTTTTCGCCGTCTTTACCCTGGCCGTGTTCCTGGTGCGCAACACCATCACGCACCACGCGCCCAAGATGGCCGAACACGCCGAATCGCCATTCTCGGCGCTTAAGTCAAAGTGGGCCAATCTCGGTTCGCTCGGCATCTTCCTCTATGTCGGCGCCGAGGTCTGCGTGATTTCGGGTATGATCTTTTTCCTTGAGCAGGCGCAAATCCTCAACGTGCCGTCGCAGGTCGCCGGTTATGTCGGACCGATCTTCATGCTGTTCGCCATGTTTGGCCGTTTCGGCGGCTCGGTCCTGCTGCGCTACTTCAAGGCCACCACCATGCTGGCCTTTGTCGCCACCTGCGCCTCGATTCTCTGCCTGATCGTCATCGCCACCTATTCGATGCCGGCCACGCCGCTTGGTGGTTCGGTGACCTTGCCGGGTGATTTCATCGCGCCGCTGACCATGGGCTTCATTCCGGGCTGCGCCGCCATCCTGATCGGCCTGTTCAACTCAATCATGTTCCCGACCATCTTCACCATCACGCTCGAACGCTCGACGGCCCCGGCCTCGGCCACCTCCGGCCTGATGTGCATGGCGATCTGCGGCGGCGGGTTTATCTCGATCCTGTACGGCTTCACGGTTGACCAGCTTGTGGCGCATTTCCCGATCGGCGCGCGTTCGCTCGCTTTCGGCGTGCCGCTGATCTGCTATCTCTACGTCCTGTGGTTCTCGCAGGCCGCCAAGAAGGCTCATGTCCACGTCATCGAAGAAGGCGTGAGCGTCGGCCACTAA
- a CDS encoding DUF2029 domain-containing protein, producing MSPVRLTDALRRADWLNGERGRVYSLMGLVAFLLMALWFWLRFAVIAPGPDPLGGDFTSFYAASKLALSGHPADAWNPAAHAHAEDSLFRGPHDYLAFFYPPPYLLLCWPLALLPYGWAALAWMTGTTALAVGLLRAFFRRVRPEGAMPLVVMLAFPALWINIACGQNGAVTLAILTGGFLMMDRRPIVAGLILGLMIIKPQLAIGLPFVLGGAALAEPKRWRIFFATGFGALALCGVAWLAVGTAGYAAFFANSAYAREVLNQGLVDPALMQSLYAGLRMLGAPMSAAYAAQGALSLAVLAVAGYTAFRYRPSGLALGALTISAAVLATPFLLDYDLLVTALPLGWLVLTGAKDGFRNWEKLLLLLVFLFPLATRKLAQLAHLPMAPLLLLIVFAFVIRRIIAAETVPAALPAASACAA from the coding sequence ATGTCGCCAGTTCGCCTTACAGATGCGCTCCGCCGCGCCGACTGGCTGAATGGCGAACGCGGGCGCGTCTACAGCCTGATGGGCCTGGTCGCCTTCCTCCTCATGGCCCTGTGGTTCTGGCTGCGCTTCGCCGTCATTGCCCCCGGCCCGGACCCGCTGGGCGGCGATTTCACCAGCTTCTATGCCGCCTCAAAACTGGCCCTGTCCGGCCACCCGGCCGATGCCTGGAACCCCGCCGCCCACGCCCATGCCGAAGACAGCCTCTTCCGCGGGCCGCATGACTATCTCGCCTTCTTCTATCCACCGCCCTATCTGCTGCTGTGCTGGCCGCTGGCGCTTCTGCCCTATGGCTGGGCAGCGCTGGCCTGGATGACGGGCACAACCGCCCTGGCGGTTGGTCTGCTGCGCGCTTTCTTTCGCCGCGTGCGGCCAGAAGGCGCCATGCCGCTGGTGGTGATGCTGGCCTTCCCGGCCCTGTGGATCAATATCGCCTGCGGCCAGAATGGTGCCGTGACCCTGGCCATCCTGACCGGCGGCTTCCTGATGATGGACCGCCGTCCGATCGTGGCGGGGCTGATCCTGGGCCTGATGATTATCAAGCCACAATTGGCCATCGGCCTGCCGTTTGTACTGGGCGGCGCGGCGCTGGCGGAACCGAAACGCTGGCGGATCTTTTTCGCCACAGGCTTCGGTGCCCTGGCCTTGTGCGGCGTGGCCTGGCTGGCTGTGGGGACAGCGGGCTATGCGGCCTTCTTCGCCAACAGCGCCTATGCCCGCGAAGTGCTGAACCAGGGGCTTGTCGATCCCGCCCTGATGCAGAGCCTCTATGCCGGCCTGCGGATGCTGGGCGCGCCGATGAGTGCCGCCTATGCTGCGCAAGGGGCGCTGTCCCTCGCCGTGCTGGCCGTGGCGGGCTACACCGCCTTCCGGTATCGCCCCTCCGGTCTGGCACTCGGCGCGCTGACGATTTCGGCCGCGGTGCTGGCCACGCCCTTCCTGCTCGATTACGACCTGCTGGTCACGGCCCTGCCGCTCGGCTGGCTGGTGCTGACCGGTGCGAAGGATGGCTTCCGCAACTGGGAAAAACTGCTGCTCCTGCTGGTATTTCTGTTTCCGCTCGCCACGCGCAAGCTGGCGCAACTGGCGCATCTGCCGATGGCACCTTTGCTCCTGCTGATCGTCTTCGCCTTTGTCATTCGGCGCATCATTGCCGCTGAAACCGTGCCGGCCGCTTTGCCGGCCGCATCCGCTTGCGCCGCCTGA
- a CDS encoding carboxylesterase family protein, producing MKAGLAGLCLLAALAAFPVFAQQPMRGGDGRYRMVLPGKAPSKPVQPALPPPVISSAPSESGLVAPKIETPAPVPAGPQPDVIVPVTGGQLGGEAWSDGTFAFKAVPFAKPPVGPLRWTAPQDVPAWQGVRFSKTSAPGCSQADYGWQTKISQASSEDCLYLEIRTPSLSREAKKPVMVFFHGGANRAGAGEGTISSGLGKRDVVLVTLQYRLGVFGFLSHPALTAEQNGASGNYALMDQIKALQWVRDNIAHFGGDPDNVTIFGHSAGGQDVGLMLASPLARGLFNKAIEESGTPQFGFAPRTLAQNETLGLRLAEQFSNDPADSAKALADLRRAPAMALQQAGDKLEPPMEDASFIWDQATIDGRVLPKSPAEIFRAGEAAKVPLIIGVSARELMLADVSASLYGAIATRFGEDRGKVLRVYKLDIDKTPKSDPVLGDAAMQLSTDLMLRCPADWMARQATAAGQEAWLYQLDIDADPKADVHHGSELSFVFNDRPKGVKKDRWPRLMDYWVQFAKTGDPNRKGLDDWKSYGRKGRYIEFTRKGSQTKDDMRADICALLARP from the coding sequence GTGAAGGCGGGGCTGGCCGGGCTGTGTCTGCTGGCGGCGCTCGCGGCCTTTCCCGTTTTCGCTCAGCAGCCTATGCGGGGGGGCGATGGCCGCTACCGCATGGTGCTGCCAGGAAAAGCGCCATCGAAACCGGTTCAGCCTGCGCTACCGCCGCCGGTCATAAGTTCTGCGCCGTCCGAAAGCGGCCTTGTGGCGCCTAAGATCGAAACACCGGCGCCGGTACCCGCCGGTCCGCAGCCCGATGTCATCGTGCCGGTCACCGGCGGACAGCTTGGCGGCGAGGCGTGGAGCGACGGCACATTCGCCTTCAAGGCCGTGCCGTTTGCGAAACCGCCGGTTGGGCCTTTACGCTGGACCGCGCCGCAGGATGTGCCGGCCTGGCAAGGCGTGCGCTTCAGTAAAACCAGCGCGCCCGGCTGTTCGCAGGCCGATTACGGCTGGCAGACGAAAATCTCACAGGCGAGTTCGGAGGACTGCCTCTATCTCGAAATCCGCACGCCGTCGCTGAGCCGCGAAGCGAAAAAACCTGTCATGGTCTTTTTCCATGGCGGGGCCAATCGCGCCGGGGCTGGCGAGGGGACCATTTCTTCCGGCCTCGGCAAACGCGATGTGGTGCTGGTCACTCTGCAATACCGGCTGGGCGTCTTCGGTTTCCTGTCGCATCCGGCCCTGACGGCCGAACAAAACGGCGCGTCAGGCAATTACGCCCTGATGGACCAGATCAAGGCCCTGCAATGGGTGCGCGATAATATCGCCCATTTCGGCGGTGATCCGGATAATGTGACGATCTTCGGTCACAGCGCCGGCGGGCAGGATGTCGGGCTGATGCTGGCCTCGCCGCTGGCGCGCGGCCTGTTTAACAAGGCCATCGAGGAAAGCGGCACACCGCAATTCGGCTTTGCGCCGCGCACTTTGGCGCAGAACGAAACGCTGGGCCTCCGGCTGGCCGAACAGTTCAGCAACGATCCCGCCGATAGTGCGAAAGCTTTGGCTGATCTGCGCAGGGCGCCGGCAATGGCGCTGCAACAGGCGGGCGACAAGCTTGAGCCGCCGATGGAGGACGCCAGCTTTATATGGGACCAGGCGACGATCGATGGCCGTGTGTTGCCAAAATCGCCGGCGGAGATTTTCCGGGCCGGCGAGGCGGCGAAGGTGCCGCTGATCATCGGCGTTTCGGCGCGCGAACTCATGCTGGCCGATGTCAGCGCCTCGCTCTACGGCGCCATCGCCACGCGCTTTGGTGAAGACCGTGGCAAGGTGCTGCGCGTTTACAAACTCGATATCGACAAGACCCCGAAGTCCGATCCGGTCCTGGGTGATGCCGCCATGCAATTATCGACCGACCTGATGCTACGCTGCCCGGCCGACTGGATGGCACGTCAGGCGACCGCCGCCGGGCAGGAAGCGTGGCTTTACCAACTCGATATCGACGCCGACCCGAAAGCCGATGTACATCATGGTTCGGAACTGAGCTTTGTCTTCAATGATCGTCCGAAAGGCGTGAAAAAGGACCGCTGGCCGCGCCTCATGGATTACTGGGTGCAATTTGCCAAAACAGGCGATCCCAATCGCAAGGGGCTGGATGACTGGAAATCTTATGGCCGTAAAGGCCGTTATATCGAGTTCACGCGCAAGGGTAGCCAGACGAAGGATGATATGCGCGCGGACATCTGCGCGCTGCTGGCCCGGCCATAA
- the pyk gene encoding pyruvate kinase — MLWIVFKSVRSELKILRRRKTKIVATLGPASSNAEMLAQLFQAGADVFRLNFSHGSHEDHGRNIELIRDLEARSKHPIGILADVQGPKLRVGRFMGGAVVLTNGQNFRLDLNPTPGDSRRANLPHPEIIAAAQIGSHLLLDDGKLKLRVTHVREDHLETIVVNGGRLSDRKGVNVPDVVLPIPALTKKDREDMAFALERGVEYIGLSFVQRPEDVLEAREIIQGRAWVLSKLEKPQALDNLDEIVSLSDAIMVARGDLGVELPPEEVPLAQKRIVQASRAAGKPVIVATQMLESMISAPTPTRAEASDVATAVFDGADAVMLSAETAAGQFPVEAVTIMDRIVARVETDDGWRTMTDRRRPEPEKTTNGAIAAAARQVAQTIDAVAIAAMTNSSSSALRVARERPTAPIMGLTPNVETARRLALTWGVHPILTPITHSMTETVAVASKLARSEGIAEPGQDIVIVAGMPFGKSGSTNSLRVARVSRTNTQEAEFDDSEK, encoded by the coding sequence ATGCTATGGATTGTCTTTAAATCCGTGAGATCTGAATTGAAAATCCTCCGCCGCCGTAAAACCAAGATCGTCGCCACCCTGGGGCCTGCGAGTTCCAACGCCGAGATGCTGGCGCAGCTTTTCCAGGCCGGTGCCGACGTTTTCCGGCTCAATTTCTCGCACGGCAGCCACGAAGATCACGGCCGCAATATCGAGCTGATCCGCGACCTCGAAGCCCGCTCTAAGCATCCGATCGGCATCCTGGCCGATGTCCAAGGCCCGAAGCTGCGTGTCGGCCGCTTCATGGGCGGCGCCGTGGTGCTGACCAATGGCCAGAACTTCCGCCTCGACCTCAATCCGACGCCGGGCGATTCGCGCCGAGCCAACCTGCCCCACCCCGAAATCATCGCCGCCGCCCAGATCGGTTCGCACCTGCTGCTCGATGACGGCAAGCTGAAACTGCGCGTCACCCATGTGCGCGAGGATCACCTGGAAACCATCGTCGTCAATGGCGGCCGCCTCTCCGACCGCAAGGGCGTCAATGTGCCGGACGTGGTTCTGCCGATCCCCGCCCTGACGAAAAAGGACCGCGAGGACATGGCTTTCGCGCTGGAACGCGGCGTCGAATATATCGGCCTGTCGTTCGTGCAGCGCCCGGAAGACGTGCTGGAAGCCAGGGAAATCATCCAGGGTCGCGCCTGGGTGCTTTCCAAGCTGGAAAAGCCGCAGGCGCTCGATAATCTTGACGAAATCGTCAGCCTCAGCGACGCCATAATGGTGGCCCGCGGCGATCTTGGCGTCGAACTGCCGCCAGAAGAAGTGCCGCTGGCCCAGAAGCGCATCGTTCAGGCTTCGCGCGCCGCCGGCAAGCCGGTCATCGTCGCCACCCAGATGCTGGAATCGATGATTTCAGCCCCGACGCCGACGCGCGCCGAAGCCTCTGACGTCGCCACCGCTGTGTTTGACGGCGCCGATGCCGTCATGCTCTCCGCCGAAACCGCCGCCGGCCAGTTCCCGGTCGAGGCCGTCACCATCATGGACCGCATCGTCGCCCGCGTCGAAACGGACGACGGCTGGCGCACCATGACCGACCGCCGCCGCCCGGAACCGGAAAAGACGACCAATGGCGCCATCGCCGCCGCCGCGCGCCAAGTGGCCCAGACCATCGACGCCGTGGCCATCGCCGCCATGACCAATTCGTCCAGTTCCGCCCTGCGCGTCGCCCGCGAACGCCCGACCGCCCCGATCATGGGCCTGACGCCGAACGTCGAAACCGCCCGCCGCCTGGCCCTGACCTGGGGCGTGCATCCCATCCTGACGCCGATCACCCATTCGATGACCGAGACCGTGGCCGTCGCCTCCAAGCTGGCGCGCTCCGAAGGCATAGCCGAGCCCGGCCAGGATATCGTCATCGTCGCCGGTATGCCGTTCGGCAAGTCGGGCTCGACCAACTCCTTGCGCGTTGCCCGCGTTTCGCGCACCAATACCCAGGAAGCCGAATTCGACGACAGCGAGAAGTAA